Proteins encoded by one window of Benincasa hispida cultivar B227 unplaced genomic scaffold, ASM972705v1 Contig179, whole genome shotgun sequence:
- the LOC120068994 gene encoding 26S proteasome non-ATPase regulatory subunit 4 homolog, which yields MVLEATMICIDNSEWMRNGDYAPSRFQAQADAVNLICGAKTQSNPENTVGVLTMAGKGVRVLVTPTSDLGKILACMHGLEIGGETNLAAGIQVAQLALKHRQNKKQQQRIIVFAGSPANQEKKLLEMIGKKLKKNNVALDIIDFGEEDDGKPEKLEALLSAVNSNDSSHIVHVPSGPNALSDVLISTPIFTGDGEGGSGFAAAAAAASAGGAGFDFGVDPNLDPELALALRVSMEEERARQEAAAKRAAEETSKQEKGGEQPSGSQDTTMNERASAESSDAQKTSDPMEDENALLQQALAMSMEDPASSNDMRDTEMSDAAMDPELALALQLSVQEDAKDSTSQPDMSKLLADQSFVSSILASLPGVDPNDPSVKDLLASMQSQSKPEDKKNEENPPKEDSDK from the exons ATGGTGCTCGAG GCGACAATGATCTGCATCGACAATTCTGAATGGATGAGGAACGGTGATTATGCTCCTTCCAGATTCCAAGCTCAAGCCGATGCCGTCAATCTCATTTGTGGAGCTAAAACCCAG TCTAACCCGGAGAATACAGTAGGAGTTCTTACAATGGCCGGAAAAGGGGTTCGGGTTTTGGTAACTCCTACAAGTGATCTTGGCAAGATTCTAGCGTGCATGCACG GTTTAGAgataggtggagagacaaactTGGCTGCTGGGATTCAGGTGGCCCAGTTGGCTCTGAAGCATCGTCAAAATAAGAAGCAGCAACAAAGAATTATTGTTTTTGCGGGAAG TCCTGCCAATCAAGAAAAAAAGTTGTTGGAGATGAttggaaagaaattaaaaaagaacaaTGTGGCACTAGATATTATTGATTTTGGTGAAGAAGATGATGGTAAGCCAGAGAAGCTGGAAGCCCTTCTTTCAGCTGTAAATAGTAATGACTCCAGTCACATTGTTCACGTTCCCTCAGGTCCAAATGCTCTTTCCGATGTACTTATTAG TACTCCAATCTTCACTGGTGATGGGGAGGGAGGAAGTGGATTTGCCGCTGCTGCTGCTGCAGCTTCAGCTGGTGGGGCCGGTTTTGATTTTGGTGTGGATCCCAACCTAGACCCTGAACTAGCACTTGCACTTCGAGTGTCAATGGAAGAGGAAAGAGCTAGACAGGAGGCAGCTGCTAAGAGAGCTGCTGAGGAGACTTCAAAGCAGGAAAAAGGAGGGGAACAGCCCTCTGGCTCACAGGATACAACTATGAACGAACGTGCTAGTGCTGAATCTTCTGATGCTCAGAAGACGAGCGATCCAATG GAGGATGAGAATGCTCTGTTACAACAAGCCCTTGCAATGTCGATGGAAGATCCTGCCTCAAGTAATGACATGCGGGATACAGAAATGTCAGATGCAGCAATGGATCCAGAGTTAGCTCTTG CTCTTCAGTTGTCCGTGCAGGAGGATGCTAAAGACTCAACAAGCCAACCTGATATGAGTAAATTACTGGCAGACCAGTCATTCGTATCGTCCATTCTTGCATCG CTTCCAGGGGTTGATCCAAATGATCCATCGGTTAAAGATTTACTGGCTTCCATGCAAAGTCAGTCGAAGCCAGAG gacaagaagaatgaagaaaacCCCCCCAAGGAAGACAGTGACAAATGA
- the LOC120069017 gene encoding protein EARLY-RESPONSIVE TO DEHYDRATION 7, chloroplastic-like isoform X2, whose protein sequence is MDSQNPYRNSLYPQVIHSNPDAPSAPFANPNPSSTSNLYPTLDMKDMVENLFPDDVDYRRPPSVPTPAPTSASAPPLAAEEVLIRVPGAILNLIDKQYSVELACGDLTIVLIRQGENVVAVLARVADDIQWPLAKDLAAVKLDDLHYFFSFRPPKERDSDSDSSDDEDGKNNGSDDYLSYGLTIVSKGQEGLLKELDGILQNYSSFTVQKVSESAKKVEVLDESLAKEMSPADLKTEKKKEEMEGKCAAYWTTLAPNVEDYNGLAAKLIAAGSGQLVKGILWCGDVTVERLKQGNEAMQKRMDPCSNTEISPETLKRIKRSVDDASWQLYHSIDILEG, encoded by the exons ATGGATTCACAAAACCCATATCGCAATTCCCTTTACCCTCAGGTGATTCATTCAAATCCCGATGCGCCTTCCGCTCCCTTTGCGAATCCGAATCCATCGTCGACCTCGAATCTTTACCCCACTCTTGATATGAAGGATATGGTAGAGAATCTGTTTCCCGACGATGTGGATTACCGTCGTCCTCCTTCGGTTCCAACTCCGGCTCCGACTTCGGCTTCCGCTCCTCCCCTTGCGGCGGAAGAGGTTCTCATCAGAGTCCCAGGCGCCATTCTTAACCTAATTGATAAACAGTATAGTGTTGAGCTCGCTTGCGGCGATTTGACCATTGTTCTCATTCGCCAAGGGGAGAATGTTGTTGCGGTGCTTGCGCGTGTTGCTGATGACATTCAATGGCCATTAGCGAAGGATTTAGCGGCTGTGAAGCTTGATGATTTGCATTACTTCTTCTCTTTTCGGCCTCCGAAGGAACGTGATTCGGATTCCGATTCGAGTGACGATGAAGATGGGAAGAATAATGGGTCGGACGATTATTTGAGCTATGGGTTGACGATTGTTTCCAAAGGTCAAGAGGGATTGTTGAAGGAACTAGATGGGATTTTGCAAAATTACAGTAGTTTTACGGTGCAGAAGGTGTCGGAGAGTGCCAAGAAAGTGGAGGTTCTGGATGAGTCTCTAGCGAAAGAGATGTCGCCGGCGGATTTGAAGacggagaagaagaaagaagagatgGAAGGGAAATGTGCAGCGTATTGGACTACATTAGCTCCTAATGTGGAAGATTACAATGGATTGGCTGCAAAGTTGATAGCAGCGGGATCGGGGCAATTGGTTAAAGGAATTTTATGGTGTGGTGATGTGACTGTAGAAAGGTTGAAACAGGGAAACGAGGCTATGCAGAAAAGGATGGACCCCTGTTCTAACACCGAGATCAGTCCTGAAACCCTCAAGAGGATTAAAAG GTCGGTAGACGATGCTAGTTGGCAATTGTATCACTCTATCGACATCTTAGAG